A genomic segment from bacterium encodes:
- the rplQ gene encoding 50S ribosomal protein L17, which produces MLSNMAASLFLHSKMTTTTPKAKALRPYVDRLITKAKDGTLHSKRLVASYMPHKVALKKLFEEIAPKMSERTSGYSRVIKAGMRRGDNAEVSVIELLLDKPVETVEKKEGKGKASKEKGDAPAKTAAPKKAKSAKAGASKPKAKAAKTAKAGK; this is translated from the coding sequence ATGCTTTCCAACATGGCAGCGTCGCTCTTCCTGCACTCGAAGATGACGACCACGACGCCGAAGGCAAAGGCGCTTCGTCCCTACGTCGATCGTTTGATCACGAAGGCGAAGGACGGCACGCTGCATAGCAAGCGTCTGGTTGCGAGCTACATGCCGCACAAGGTCGCTTTGAAGAAGCTGTTCGAAGAAATCGCTCCGAAGATGAGCGAACGGACTTCCGGTTACTCGCGCGTAATCAAAGCCGGTATGCGCCGCGGCGACAACGCCGAGGTGTCGGTAATCGAGCTTCTGCTCGACAAGCCGGTCGAGACAGTCGAGAAGAAGGAAGGCAAGGGCAAGGCATCTAAGGAGAAGGGTGATGCACCGGCAAAGACCGCTGCTCCGAAGAAAGCCAAGTCAGCTAAGGCAGGAGCTTCCAAGCCAAAAGCCAAGGCAGCAAAGACGGCCAAAGCCGGTAAGTAG